The Desulfitibacter sp. BRH_c19 sequence TGTCCAAAAATAGAACTTTGAGCAAATGAATGTAAATGGCCTTAATAAAGAAAAAATAACATAAAAGGAAGGGTTTATTATACCCCTCCTTGGTAAAGAGTTTCTTCTTCATTATCGTCTGTAGTTGATTTATTGAAAAGAGATTGTAACTGACTTGCTAATTGAGGTGCCATATCGATTATCCGATCTATAACAGCCTTATTACCATCTACTGGTAGAAGTCTTACATGTCCTCCTCCAACTACCAAGAAACCCATTGGTTGAACGGAAATTCCCCCTCCACTTCCACCGCCAAAAGGTACATTTTCGCCAGACTTTTCATCCTCACCACTACTAGTATATTCTCCACCACCAGCAGCGAAACCGCATGTTAATCTCGAAATAGGTATAATTATGGTCCCATCAGGAGTTTCGACCGGGTCCCCTACTACTGTATTAACATCCACCATTTCCTTTATACTTTCCATTGCTGTTTTCATCAATGCTTCAATAGGATGTTCTGACAAGTGATTTACCCCCTTTGGGCTAATAATGATTTAATGGATACAATTAATATTTTTAATCCTGCTGTAATAATATGGCCAAATCTAAAGGTAAATATGCAATCAAAAACAACATGGAATTCCTTTCTAGTAAAGCTAGGATAAACCTCATAAATAGGTTTAGGAAAATTCACCTGGACATTCTTTTTCAAATTTAGATATAATAAGCTTTTGGTTGCCCATATGCTGCCTGTAGATAAGGCAGTTAAGGCAGGATCTCCTAAACCAAGGGTAGTCTTCCATACCAGCCTCTGACAAACTATTTGTTTAAAAAAGGCATCATTTATAAGAAGTATTCGTCTTACAAATGTTAACAGTATTTTTGCTCTATAAAAGGGCGATATTTCTACTAGTTTTTTTAAATAAATCCAAGGCTTATCTATGTATATTTTTTCTTTATGAATGGGTTGACCGCTTGTCCCTTCAGTTTCAGTATTTAGCAGGATATAGGGTAGAAATTCCTTAAGATGAATCTTAAACAATGTCATTTCTAATTGAAGACTAAATATGGCAGGAATGATACAAGCCTTAACATAAAAATCTTCATCTTTCCCATCTTTATTTAGCTTTACCGCAAGTTTTATAGGTAAAATAAAAATAATGGTGAGGAAAATGATTAATAATAGTATTATTTCTATCATTATTAAAGTCATGAAATACCACCTCGCAAGGTTGCATTTCTACTTTATCCCACCACCTGCAATTATATTCATTCAAGTTTTTTAACTCACCATACAGGGTTCTTGTCCTTAGGAGACAAGAGGAGGCAAACCATCTATCTGAGGTAACTGATCTAAATCATTAAGGCCTAGATATTCTAGAAATTTATTGGTTACCCCATATAAAATAGGTCTCCCAGGTGTATCTTTCCTTCCCACCTCTTCAACTAAGCCTCTCTCAAGCAATGTTCCAACAACACTATCTGCCTTAACTCCCCTAATACTTTCAATTTCAGCTTTTGTTACGGGATGCTTATATGCAATAATAGCTAGAGTTTCCAGAGCTGCTTGTGACAAGGGGTTTACCTGTGGTTTATATAGTTTTTCAATATATGGCAAGTATTCAGGTCTTGTTACAATTCTATAGCCACCTGCCACCTGCTCAATCATTAAACCTTTATGTGGTTCTGTATACTCATCCTGAATTTCCTTGATAAGTTCTGATACAGTTTGTTCTTCTATTTCAGTTATTTGAGACATACGACTTACAGTAAGAGGTTCTGTAGCAACGAATAATAGAGATTCCAAAATCCCCTTATTTTCATTTTTAAAGAAAAGGACCATCAAAATACCATCCTTTGTTTTCTAATTTTTCAGGATCGTGATTTGTCCAAAGACATCTTCCTGTATAACCTTGACCTTTTGGAGCTTTGATAGCTCTAGTAATGCTAAAAAAGTAACAATTATTTCTGCAATACTTGGTCGCGATGCAAATAATTCCTGAAAAAGAAGCCGTTGGCGTTTTTTAATGTTTGTTAAGATCACAGCCATCTGATTCTTTATGAAATATTGTTTATGAATGATATGAGCTTTTTCAGGTTCAGTTTCCTTAAGAAGTTTTTCTAGCGCTTTTAAGAGTTCATCTACACCAAGGCCGGTGACGGGAAACTCAGGGAAAAGTATACTAATAAGATGTTCCCTATCTATTGGCCTTGATACTTTTAATCTCTGCTGTTTTTCGATGCCTTTTAATATTTGAGCAGCTTCTTTAATCTTCTTATATGACAGTAAGTGCTGTACCAGGGCATGTCTAGGATCATCATCTTCCATTTCTTCATGTATGATTTCCTTTTTAGGCTTTGGCAAAAGCATTTTTGCCTTAATTGATAATAAAGTAGCTGCCATAACTAAAAAATCACAAGCAAAATCAAGATCAAGCTCATCTAAGTTTTGTATATAAGCTAGATACTGTTCAGTAATAACAGCAATTGGAATGTCATAAATGTTTAATTCTTGTTTTTCTATAAGATGCAGAAGAAGATCTAAAGGCCCCTGAAATAATTCTAGATCTACCTTATAAGTGCATTGCATTTCTTACCTCTTGTAATGTAGCTTCGGCCCTAGCTCCAGCTTTTTCTTTGCCATTTTGCAGGATTTCCTTAACTAACTCAGGTCTTTCTGAATAGTAATTCCTATTTTCTCTATAGGGAGCTAAAGAAACTTCCATCTGCTGTGCTAGTTTCTTCTTACAAGAGACACAACCTATAGTACCTTTTTTACAGCTATGTTCTATTTCTGAAACCTCATCAGAAGTATAAAGTCCATGGTAAGTATAGACCACACAGACATCTGGGTTGCCAGGGTCTGTTTTGTGTATTCTATTAGGATCTGTTACCATCTGTCTAACTTTTTCCTGAAGTAGATCTTGAGCTTCATTAATAGCAATGTAATTGTTATAACTTTTACTCATTTTACGTTTGTCCAATCCAGGCAAAAGCGAAACCTTTGCAAGTGCAGCTTTAGGTTCTGGGAAAATATTGGTATTGTATAAATAATTAAAGCGCCTCGCAATTTCCCGACTGAATTCTAAATGGGGAAGCTGGTCCACTCCAACTGGAACAGTATCTGCCTTATAAACAAGAATATCTGCTGCCTGTAATAAAGGATAACCCAAAAAACCATAAGTAGATATATCTTTACCTTCCTTACTTAACTGCTGTACCTGATCCTTATAAGTAGGGCATCTTTCTAACCAGGAAAGTGGAGTTATCATAGAAAGCAGCAGATGTAATTCAGCATGTTGCTTTACCTGACTTTGAACAAAAACACAACTTTTTTCAGGGTCAATCCCAACACTTAGCCAATCAAGAGCCATTTCATGGATATTTTCTGGAATACTCTCTGTTTCATCAAAGCTTGTAGTCAAAGCATGCCAATCAACTATCGTAAAAAAGCACT is a genomic window containing:
- a CDS encoding sporulation protein YtfJ is translated as MKTAMESIKEMVDVNTVVGDPVETPDGTIIIPISRLTCGFAAGGGEYTSSGEDEKSGENVPFGGGSGGGISVQPMGFLVVGGGHVRLLPVDGNKAVIDRIIDMAPQLASQLQSLFNKSTTDDNEEETLYQGGV
- a CDS encoding segregation and condensation protein B, whose amino-acid sequence is MVLFFKNENKGILESLLFVATEPLTVSRMSQITEIEEQTVSELIKEIQDEYTEPHKGLMIEQVAGGYRIVTRPEYLPYIEKLYKPQVNPLSQAALETLAIIAYKHPVTKAEIESIRGVKADSVVGTLLERGLVEEVGRKDTPGRPILYGVTNKFLEYLGLNDLDQLPQIDGLPPLVS
- a CDS encoding tryptophan--tRNA ligase (catalyzes a two-step reaction, first charging a tryptophan molecule by linking its carboxyl group to the alpha-phosphate of ATP, followed by transfer of the aminoacyl-adenylate to its tRNA), producing the protein MVKGRILSGMRPTGSLHIGHLSVLENWVKLQNEYECFFTIVDWHALTTSFDETESIPENIHEMALDWLSVGIDPEKSCVFVQSQVKQHAELHLLLSMITPLSWLERCPTYKDQVQQLSKEGKDISTYGFLGYPLLQAADILVYKADTVPVGVDQLPHLEFSREIARRFNYLYNTNIFPEPKAALAKVSLLPGLDKRKMSKSYNNYIAINEAQDLLQEKVRQMVTDPNRIHKTDPGNPDVCVVYTYHGLYTSDEVSEIEHSCKKGTIGCVSCKKKLAQQMEVSLAPYRENRNYYSERPELVKEILQNGKEKAGARAEATLQEVRNAMHL